The Streptomyces sp. NBC_00691 genome has a segment encoding these proteins:
- a CDS encoding DUF5326 family protein — MAVQEVLAGMPWWVKWVAIPVIALLVFGGLITSVLAFVIGLLFKVLLFVAIVAGLIYVVRKFSSSDRSREEW; from the coding sequence ATGGCCGTACAGGAGGTTCTCGCGGGGATGCCGTGGTGGGTGAAGTGGGTCGCCATACCCGTGATCGCACTGCTCGTCTTCGGCGGACTGATCACCAGCGTCCTGGCCTTCGTGATCGGCCTGCTCTTCAAGGTGCTGCTCTTCGTGGCCATCGTCGCCGGACTGATCTACGTCGTACGGAAGTTCAGCTCCTCCGACCGGTCGCGCGAGGAGTGGTAG
- a CDS encoding IclR family transcriptional regulator: MATATHPAAPTLIGSVQRALRLLEAVSSHAEGAPAKQLARETGLPLPTTYHLLRTLTHEGYLLREKGVFVLGDAAARLAGGGDVQNRRIKIEDSLAQWRDAIGVPIYFAVYREGEIELVAVADTPSAPAVEEWADFRETGHAHAIGQCLLSQLDLKSRQDHLERHPVEAITPYTLRNRQVLLERLGGLGRMEPLVERQEYALGTVCAAIPITAGSTAAAMAISLPLHQEERLLPAVERLRTEIGRLFSSLAFSISI; the protein is encoded by the coding sequence TTGGCCACGGCTACGCATCCGGCTGCGCCTACCCTGATCGGCTCGGTGCAGCGCGCGCTGAGACTCCTGGAGGCCGTGTCCTCCCATGCGGAAGGCGCCCCGGCCAAGCAGCTCGCCCGTGAGACGGGTCTTCCGCTGCCCACCACGTACCACCTGCTCCGCACCCTGACGCACGAGGGCTATCTGCTCCGCGAGAAGGGTGTGTTCGTCCTGGGCGACGCCGCGGCCCGACTGGCCGGCGGCGGAGATGTGCAGAATCGTCGCATCAAGATCGAAGACTCCCTTGCCCAGTGGCGGGACGCGATCGGTGTGCCGATCTACTTCGCTGTCTACCGCGAGGGGGAGATCGAGCTCGTCGCCGTCGCCGACACTCCCTCCGCTCCCGCGGTCGAGGAATGGGCCGACTTTCGCGAGACCGGGCACGCCCATGCGATCGGGCAGTGCCTGTTGAGCCAACTCGATCTGAAATCTCGTCAAGACCACCTTGAGCGCCACCCGGTGGAAGCCATCACTCCGTACACGCTGCGTAACCGTCAAGTGCTTTTGGAGCGTTTGGGCGGTTTGGGGCGAATGGAGCCCCTGGTGGAACGTCAGGAATATGCGCTCGGCACGGTCTGTGCCGCAATCCCCATCACGGCGGGCTCCACGGCGGCCGCAATGGCCATTTCCCTCCCCCTCCACCAGGAAGAACGGTTGCTCCCAGCAGTCGAGCGACTACGTACAGAGATCGGGAGGCTTTTCAGTTCGCTCGCGTTCTCTATCAGTATCTGA